The Bacteroides ovatus genomic interval TTATATGTTGATGAGAAAGGGACGATTCATCTTTCATGGGTATGGCGCGAGACTTGGCATGTGGAAACAAACCATGATATTTGTTATGCCCGTTCTTTTGATAATGGGGTAACTTGGTATAAGACGAGTGGAGAACGATATGAACTCCCGATCAAATTGTCCAATGCGGAGTATGCCTGTCGTTTACCTCAAAACTGTGAGTTGATTAATCAGACGAGTATGAGTGCCGATGCGGGAGGAAATCCGTATATAGCTACTTATTGGCGGGAACCCAATAGTGATGTTCCTCAATACCGCATCGTCTGGAATGATGGGAAGATGTGGCATCAACGGCAGATAACCGATCGCCAGACACCTTTTACCTTGAAAGGTGGAGGTACGAAAATGATCCCTATTGCCCGTCCGCGTATTGTGGTAGAAGGTGGAGAAGTCTTTTATATTTTCCGTGACGAAGAACGGGGAAGCCGTGTGTCGATGGCACATGCGACTGATGTGGGTACCAGTAAGTGGACGATAACGGATCTGACGGATTTTTCGGTGGATGCCTGGGAACCCTCTCATGATACGGAACTTTGGAAAAAGCAGCGGAAACTGCATCTCTTTGTACAACACACCCGTCAGGGAGACGGTGAACGCACAGCGGAAATTGAGCCTCAAATGATATATGTATTGGAAACGAATATGGATACAAATAAATAAAGATATGAAGAAACTATATGCAACTCTTTTTTCTGCACTCTTTCTAGGCGGTGCAATCTGTGCAAGTTGTACGGATAAGAAGGATGCTTCTGCTGAAGAAGTGATAAACACCATTCATAAAGTGAATAATTATTGGCAGACGAATCATCCGGAACACGGACGTTCTTTTTGGGATAATGCCGCCTATCACACCGGAAATATGGAAGCTTATTTTTTGACTAAGCAGCCGGAGTATTTGGAATATTCGAAAGCCTGGGCGGAACATAATGAATGGAAAGGGGCAAAATCAGATCATAAGGAAAACTGGAAGTACAGTTACGGTGAAAGTGATGATTATGTGCTTTTCGGTGACTATCAGATTTGTTTCCAGACGTATGCCGATCTCTATAATCTGGAACCGGATACACAGAAAATAGCCCGTGCCCGCGAAGTGATGGAATATCAGATGAGTACCCCCAATCATGATTATTGGTGGTGGGCAGATGGCTTATATATGGTCATGCCGGTCATGACAAAGATGTATAACATTACTAAGAATCCGCTCTATTTGGAGAAACTGCATGAATACCTCGCCTATGCTGATAGTATTATGTATGATGAAGAGGCCGGACTTTATTACCGGGATGGAAAATACGTGTATCCTAAACACAAAAGTGTGAACGGCAAAAAGGATTTTTGGGCACGTGGAGACGGCTGGGTATTGGCCGGATTGGCAAAAGTCTTGAAAGAACTTCCTGAAACAGATAAGTATCGTCCGGAATATATAGATCGTTTCCGTACCCTGGCTAAGTCGGTTGCTGCTTGTCAACAGCCGGAAGGTTACTGGACACGCAGTATGCTCGATCCATTGCATGCACCGGGACCGGAAACCAGTGGAACGGCTTTCTTTACCTATGGTTTACAATGGGGAATCAATAACGGTTTTCTGGATGCTGCAGAATATCAGCCGGTGGTTGAAAAAGCATGGAAATATCTCTCAACAGTTGCTTTGCAGCCTGATGGCAAGATTGGTTATGTGCAACCGATTGGTGAGAAAGCGATACCCGGTCAGGTGGTAGACGCAAACTCAACTTCGAATTTTGGAGTAGGTGCGTTTCTATTGGCAGCCTGTGAACGGGTTCGTTATTTGAATAAATAAATACAGGCACGGATTACACGGGTTTCACAGCTCTTAGAGGCATGCCTTAATATAAGTCAACAGCGTAATCCGTGTAATCCGTGCCTAAAATTTAATTCATCATCAAGCTCATATATGGCTTTAACGGCTGAAGTATTCTATTGGTTAATTCGCTAATATTCATTTGTATATGTGCACCGGGCAGTCGCTCGGTATTATACATACACTTTCCTTTGCACAGGTAATAATAGCCGTTGTTTACAGACAATTGTTTGTCCGATAATTCCAGCTGCATTTCATCTTCAGGAAAAGCCGCGGCATAGATTTGCAGCACTTCTTTGGCATTGATGATACGTGCCATACCTAGCAGATGTTGAGGCTGTTTATCTTCAGGAGGCAGTAGTTGAACCATGCGCTTGCATCCGGTGTGCTTCCTGATCGCATACAATAAACTATATTCCACATCCTTATCATCAGCGCAAAGTTCATTGATAATGATATGTTTGTCTCCTTTATATATAATGGTTATTCCTTTGATTTCGTTTTCCTGTCTGGCTACAAATAAATAACCTCCACTAATGGCAAGATCGGTCATAATAACCTGAAAGTCTTCCGGTGTGTGCTGAATACAGCAAGCCCGTTCGGAAAGCTTCTTATTCAAATAGGAATAGACCTCCTCCTGAAATTCTGAAACAACACTGACCGCTATCTCTTTAGA includes:
- a CDS encoding BNR repeat-containing protein, yielding MKRILLLLCGIMLVPVIACSQHLVEVGKGYSCTSVNTTVFRNNSLVTHGDEQYISYYDNDGYLVLGKRKLDSEQWTLHRTQYQGNVKDAHNIISMMIDGEGYIHVSFDHHGHPLNYCRSIAPGSLELGDKMPMTGVDEGNVTYPEFYPLSGGDLLFVYRSGSSGRGNLVMNRYSLKEHKWTRVQDILIDGENKRNAYWQLYVDEKGTIHLSWVWRETWHVETNHDICYARSFDNGVTWYKTSGERYELPIKLSNAEYACRLPQNCELINQTSMSADAGGNPYIATYWREPNSDVPQYRIVWNDGKMWHQRQITDRQTPFTLKGGGTKMIPIARPRIVVEGGEVFYIFRDEERGSRVSMAHATDVGTSKWTITDLTDFSVDAWEPSHDTELWKKQRKLHLFVQHTRQGDGERTAEIEPQMIYVLETNMDTNK
- a CDS encoding GNAT family N-acetyltransferase, which produces MMIKEQVKALWKVCFDDSEEFVEMYFRLRYKTEVNVAIKSGDEVISALQMLPYPMTFGGETVQTSYISGACTHPDFRSKGVMRELLSQSFARMLRNGVHFSTLIPAEPWLFDYYARMGYASVFKYSTKEIVLPEFIPSKEIAVSVVSEFQEEVYSYLNKKLSERACCIQHTPEDFQVIMTDLAISGGYLFVARQENEIKGITIIYKGDKHIIINELCADDKDVEYSLLYAIRKHTGCKRMVQLLPPEDKQPQHLLGMARIINAKEVLQIYAAAFPEDEMQLELSDKQLSVNNGYYYLCKGKCMYNTERLPGAHIQMNISELTNRILQPLKPYMSLMMN
- a CDS encoding glycoside hydrolase family 88 protein, producing MKKLYATLFSALFLGGAICASCTDKKDASAEEVINTIHKVNNYWQTNHPEHGRSFWDNAAYHTGNMEAYFLTKQPEYLEYSKAWAEHNEWKGAKSDHKENWKYSYGESDDYVLFGDYQICFQTYADLYNLEPDTQKIARAREVMEYQMSTPNHDYWWWADGLYMVMPVMTKMYNITKNPLYLEKLHEYLAYADSIMYDEEAGLYYRDGKYVYPKHKSVNGKKDFWARGDGWVLAGLAKVLKELPETDKYRPEYIDRFRTLAKSVAACQQPEGYWTRSMLDPLHAPGPETSGTAFFTYGLQWGINNGFLDAAEYQPVVEKAWKYLSTVALQPDGKIGYVQPIGEKAIPGQVVDANSTSNFGVGAFLLAACERVRYLNK